A window of the Williamsia phyllosphaerae genome harbors these coding sequences:
- a CDS encoding glycoside hydrolase family 13 protein, which yields MNDESTGAAELNTDAERPTPSDRDETADTVVAEDDRLSHRDVTQTTTTAADAPGDSRDEHWWTSAIFYQIYPRSFSDSDGDGVGDLNGVIDKLGYLELLGVDALWISPVMRSPMADHGYDVSDPRDIDPLFGGIGALDALIEEAHARDIKVTMDLVPNHTSDQHAWFVEALAAEPGSAARDRYIFRDGLGDDGDQPPNNWPSIFGGPAWTRVTEADGSPGQWYLHIFAPEQPDLNWENPEVFEDLATTLRFWLDRGVDGFRIDVAHGMAKPPGLPDMTDMRTGLLINDDDDPRFNNPGVHEIHRKIRTVMNEYPDAVTVGEIWVRENSRFAEYIRPDELHLGFNFRLAEADFTADSIREAIENSLEAVDSVQGNPTWTLSNHDVEREVTRYAEGTTPDAGLDRARAMLLVELGLPGTIFIYNGAELGLPNTELPDEALQDPVWERSGHTMRGRDGCRVPLPWQGDTPPYGFSSTPDTWLPMPDDWKGLTAEHQLEDVDSTLSLYRLAIELRKTRPEFAGVDIEWYGAPEGCIAYRRSEGRLICAVNTGDEPVGLPGGEILLSSAPLRDGKLPPNAAAWLV from the coding sequence GTGAATGACGAGTCAACAGGTGCCGCCGAGCTGAACACCGACGCCGAACGACCCACCCCGTCCGATCGGGACGAGACAGCCGATACCGTTGTCGCGGAGGACGATCGGCTGTCCCACCGGGACGTCACGCAGACCACGACGACCGCGGCGGACGCCCCCGGGGACAGCCGGGACGAGCACTGGTGGACCTCGGCGATCTTCTATCAGATCTACCCGCGGTCGTTCTCCGACAGCGACGGTGACGGGGTCGGTGATCTCAACGGGGTCATCGACAAACTCGGTTATCTCGAGCTGCTCGGCGTCGACGCGTTGTGGATCAGCCCGGTGATGCGTTCACCGATGGCCGACCACGGGTACGACGTCTCCGATCCGCGCGACATCGATCCGCTGTTCGGCGGGATCGGCGCCCTCGACGCGTTGATCGAGGAGGCGCACGCCCGCGACATCAAGGTGACGATGGATCTCGTCCCCAACCACACCAGCGATCAGCACGCCTGGTTCGTCGAGGCGCTGGCCGCCGAGCCGGGCAGCGCGGCACGGGATCGGTACATCTTCCGCGACGGGCTCGGTGACGACGGCGACCAGCCGCCGAACAACTGGCCGAGCATCTTCGGCGGGCCGGCGTGGACGCGCGTCACCGAGGCCGACGGCTCCCCCGGGCAGTGGTACCTGCACATCTTCGCACCCGAACAACCCGACCTGAACTGGGAGAACCCCGAGGTCTTCGAGGATCTCGCCACCACCCTCCGGTTCTGGCTGGACCGCGGTGTCGACGGCTTCCGCATCGACGTCGCGCACGGGATGGCCAAGCCACCGGGCCTGCCGGACATGACCGACATGCGCACCGGACTGCTGATCAACGACGACGACGATCCCCGGTTCAACAACCCCGGGGTGCACGAGATCCACCGCAAGATCCGCACGGTGATGAACGAGTACCCCGACGCGGTCACCGTCGGCGAGATCTGGGTTCGCGAGAACTCACGGTTCGCCGAGTACATCCGCCCCGACGAGTTGCACCTCGGTTTCAACTTCCGCCTCGCCGAGGCCGACTTCACCGCCGACTCGATCCGTGAGGCGATCGAGAACTCACTCGAGGCCGTCGACTCGGTGCAGGGCAACCCGACGTGGACGCTGTCCAACCACGACGTCGAACGCGAGGTCACCCGGTACGCCGAGGGCACCACCCCCGACGCCGGTCTCGACCGTGCGCGGGCGATGCTGCTCGTGGAGCTGGGACTGCCCGGGACGATCTTCATCTACAACGGCGCCGAGCTCGGTCTGCCGAACACCGAACTGCCCGACGAGGCACTGCAGGATCCGGTCTGGGAACGCTCCGGGCACACCATGCGGGGTCGCGACGGCTGCCGCGTCCCGCTGCCGTGGCAGGGCGACACCCCGCCCTACGGGTTCAGCAGCACGCCGGACACCTGGCTGCCGATGCCCGACGACTGGAAGGGCCTCACGGCCGAGCACCAGCTCGAGGACGTCGACTCCACGCTGTCGCTGTACCGGTTGGCCATCGAACTGCGCAAGACCCGACCGGAGTTCGCCGGCGTCGACATCGAGTGGTACGGAGCGCCGGAGGGCTGCATCGCCTATCGACGGTCCGAAGGTCGCCTGATCTGTGCGGTCAACACCGGCGACGAGCCGGTGGGGCTGCCCGGAGGCGAGATCCTGCTGAGTAGTGCGCCGCTACGTGACGGGAAGCTCCCGCCGAACGCGGCCGCCTGGCTCGTCTGA
- a CDS encoding globin, giving the protein MGNTGGVNDGAQTFYDAVGGAQTFDDLTSRFYAEVARDEVLRPLYPEDDLEGAERRLRMFLEQYWGGPRTYSDERGHPRLRMRHNPFRIGPLERDAWLRCMHTAIASIGPDRLDDEHRAALVGYMEMAAQSMVNAPM; this is encoded by the coding sequence ATGGGGAACACTGGAGGGGTGAATGACGGCGCACAGACCTTCTACGACGCGGTCGGCGGCGCGCAGACCTTCGACGACCTGACGAGCCGGTTCTACGCCGAGGTGGCCAGGGACGAGGTGCTGCGCCCCCTGTACCCCGAGGACGACCTCGAAGGCGCGGAACGGCGCCTGCGGATGTTCCTCGAGCAGTACTGGGGCGGCCCGCGGACGTACTCCGACGAGCGCGGACACCCTCGCCTGCGGATGCGACACAACCCGTTCCGGATCGGCCCGCTGGAACGCGACGCCTGGCTGCGGTGCATGCACACCGCGATCGCCTCGATCGGTCCCGACCGACTCGACGACGAGCACCGTGCGGCCCTCGTCGGCTACATGGAGATGGCGGCGCAGTCGATGGTGAACGCGCCGATGTGA
- a CDS encoding HNH endonuclease produces the protein MARMRKQSTTVTSLASVPPDPPTEDIREPVVGNSAVWGKHRVLLLNATYEPLTAISIRRAVVLVLRERADIVHTDELGPQIHSADLAMPLPSVIRLRTYVRVPYRAKIPMTRAALMHRDRFRCGYCGAKANTIDHVVPRSRGGAHNWENCVACCANCNHKKADRLLSELGWTLQASLTPPKGRHWRLLATVKEIDPAWSRYIDVGAA, from the coding sequence ATGGCGCGCATGAGGAAGCAGTCGACCACGGTGACCTCGCTTGCCTCCGTGCCGCCGGATCCGCCGACCGAGGACATCCGCGAGCCCGTCGTCGGGAACTCCGCGGTCTGGGGAAAGCACCGGGTACTGCTGCTCAACGCGACCTACGAGCCGCTCACGGCCATCTCCATCCGTCGCGCCGTGGTCCTGGTCCTGCGCGAGCGCGCCGACATCGTGCACACCGACGAACTCGGTCCGCAGATCCACTCCGCCGACCTCGCGATGCCGCTGCCGTCGGTGATCCGGCTGCGGACCTACGTACGCGTGCCGTATCGGGCCAAGATCCCGATGACCAGGGCCGCCCTCATGCACCGCGACCGGTTCCGCTGCGGGTACTGCGGCGCGAAGGCCAACACGATCGACCATGTCGTGCCCCGTAGTCGCGGGGGAGCCCACAACTGGGAGAACTGTGTGGCCTGCTGCGCGAACTGCAATCACAAGAAGGCCGACCGGCTGCTCTCCGAACTCGGATGGACCCTGCAGGCGTCGCTGACCCCGCCCAAGGGCAGGCACTGGCGACTGCTCGCGACGGTCAAGGAGATCGACCCGGCCTGGTCGCGGTACATCGACGTGGGTGCGGCCTGA
- the ctaJ gene encoding aa3-type cytochrome oxidase subunit CtaJ, which produces MDGLIVAIGLPVTIVCIIAVVACVVSMAWAFGAKYPKTENYTLSKQWKREPLLLSATEVSPVSAAHHDASVDDLIGGSASGKW; this is translated from the coding sequence ATGGATGGACTCATTGTCGCGATCGGACTGCCCGTCACGATCGTCTGCATCATTGCTGTGGTGGCCTGCGTGGTGTCGATGGCCTGGGCTTTCGGTGCGAAGTACCCCAAGACCGAGAACTACACGCTGAGCAAGCAGTGGAAGCGTGAGCCGCTGCTGCTGAGCGCAACCGAGGTGTCGCCGGTTTCTGCGGCCCATCACGACGCGAGTGTCGACGATCTGATCGGAGGGTCCGCAAGTGGCAAGTGGTGA
- a CDS encoding DUF5130 domain-containing protein, producing the protein MASGEIKHVVDPDSLPLGTVVTTSGRISAARMPGYAADTPPFARDELVALDEALTYATELVNIRFSIYIGDLGDDPFAGATAVLPTVPEPAHATVIAVSPDSHDVVVVSGRAVSDRVNDRVAQLGVTAAIASFRNGDLIDGLIAALRVMATAVARS; encoded by the coding sequence GTGGCAAGTGGTGAGATCAAGCACGTCGTCGACCCCGACTCGCTGCCGCTGGGCACCGTCGTCACGACGAGCGGTCGCATCTCGGCGGCCCGGATGCCCGGCTACGCCGCGGACACCCCGCCGTTCGCCCGCGACGAGCTGGTGGCCCTCGACGAGGCCCTGACCTACGCGACCGAACTGGTCAACATCCGTTTCTCGATCTACATCGGTGACCTGGGCGACGATCCGTTCGCCGGTGCGACCGCGGTGCTCCCGACCGTCCCCGAGCCAGCGCACGCCACGGTCATCGCCGTGTCCCCGGACTCGCACGACGTCGTCGTGGTGTCGGGTCGCGCCGTGTCCGACCGTGTCAACGACCGCGTGGCCCAGCTCGGCGTCACCGCCGCGATCGCCAGCTTCCGCAACGGCGACCTGATCGACGGTCTGATCGCCGCGCTGCGGGTCATGGCCACGGCTGTCGCCCGCTCCTAG
- the pepN gene encoding aminopeptidase N, with translation MSAPNLTRDQAAERSATISVHTYTIDLDLTDGNGKPGVETFRSTSTVTFDATPGASTFVDVIARTIHSATLNGTDIDVSDYTEEAGLALGDLAEHNELTVVADCIYSNTGEGLHRFVDPTDESVYLYSQFETADAKRMFACFDQPDLKGTFTVTVTAPADWKVISNGAADENSGADGRHSFVTTELLSTYLVALIAGPYAQWTDTYTDDHGSIDLGIYCRASLGEFMDPERLFTETKQGFDFYHRNFGVPYAFGKYDQLFVPEFNAGAMENAGAVTYLEDYVFRSKVTKALYERRAETVLHEMAHMWFGDLVTMKWWDDLWLNESFATFASVLCQSEATEYESAWTTFATVDKSWAYRQDQLPSTHPVAADIPDIAAVEVNFDGITYAKGASVLKQLVAYVGLEDFLAGLRDYFAAHKFGNATFSDLLGALEKSSGRDLSDWGDQWLRTTGINVLRADFDVDESGKFTRFEVVQEGATPGAGELRTHRIAVGIYDDDADGKLVRVQRVELDVEGERTEVGELVGVDRGALILVNDDDLTYCTVALDDHSLATATQRIADITESLPRTMVWSAAWEMTRGATMRARDFVELVERGIGAETEIGVVQRVLMQAQTAVDRYSDPEWAASTGWPRFSARLLELAQAAEPGSDHQLAFVGALLGGSVGDDVVTTLKALLDGDDPAEHGLSGLVVDTDLRWSIVTALATAGAIDTDPDSTPVIDAEAKRDNTSAGARKAAGAKAARPLAEAKQWAWEQAVEDDTLSNTFARSVIGGFARPGQGELLAPYVERYFEAVPDVWRRRSSEVAQSVVIGLYPGFSVDEESLALADRFLEGDHPPALRRLILEGRDTVARSLRIRAFDAGNA, from the coding sequence GTGAGCGCACCCAATCTGACCCGCGACCAGGCCGCCGAACGATCGGCGACAATCTCGGTCCACACCTACACAATCGATCTCGATCTGACCGACGGCAACGGGAAACCCGGTGTCGAGACCTTCCGGTCGACCAGCACGGTCACCTTCGACGCGACGCCGGGCGCGTCGACCTTCGTCGACGTGATCGCGAGGACCATCCACTCGGCGACGCTCAACGGCACCGACATCGACGTCTCGGATTACACCGAGGAGGCCGGACTCGCGCTCGGTGACCTGGCCGAGCACAACGAGCTGACCGTCGTCGCCGACTGCATCTACTCGAACACCGGCGAGGGTCTGCACCGGTTCGTCGACCCCACCGACGAATCGGTGTACCTGTATTCGCAGTTCGAGACGGCCGACGCCAAGCGGATGTTCGCCTGCTTCGACCAGCCGGATCTCAAGGGCACCTTCACCGTCACCGTCACCGCGCCCGCCGACTGGAAGGTCATCTCCAACGGCGCCGCCGACGAGAACTCGGGGGCCGACGGCAGACATTCCTTCGTCACCACCGAGTTGCTGAGCACCTACCTGGTCGCGCTGATCGCCGGACCGTACGCGCAGTGGACCGACACCTACACCGACGATCACGGGTCGATCGACCTCGGCATCTACTGCCGGGCGTCGCTGGGTGAGTTCATGGACCCCGAGCGTCTGTTCACCGAGACCAAGCAGGGATTCGACTTCTATCACCGGAACTTCGGTGTCCCGTACGCCTTCGGCAAGTACGACCAGCTGTTCGTCCCCGAGTTCAACGCCGGCGCGATGGAGAACGCCGGTGCCGTCACCTATCTGGAGGACTACGTCTTCCGGTCCAAGGTGACCAAGGCGCTCTACGAACGTCGCGCCGAGACGGTGCTGCACGAGATGGCGCACATGTGGTTCGGCGACCTGGTCACCATGAAGTGGTGGGATGACCTGTGGCTCAACGAGTCCTTCGCGACGTTCGCGTCGGTCCTGTGCCAGTCCGAGGCCACCGAGTACGAGAGCGCCTGGACCACGTTCGCGACGGTCGACAAGTCGTGGGCGTACCGCCAGGACCAGCTGCCCTCCACACACCCGGTCGCCGCGGACATCCCCGACATCGCCGCGGTCGAGGTCAACTTCGACGGCATCACCTACGCCAAGGGCGCCTCGGTGCTCAAGCAGCTCGTCGCCTACGTCGGTCTGGAGGACTTCCTCGCCGGCCTCCGCGACTACTTCGCCGCCCACAAGTTCGGCAACGCGACGTTCTCCGATCTGCTGGGGGCGCTGGAGAAGTCGTCGGGTCGCGACCTGTCGGACTGGGGTGATCAGTGGCTGCGGACCACCGGCATCAACGTCCTGCGCGCCGACTTCGACGTCGACGAGTCGGGGAAGTTCACCCGGTTCGAGGTCGTCCAGGAGGGGGCCACCCCGGGTGCCGGCGAGCTGCGCACCCACCGGATCGCCGTCGGCATCTACGACGACGACGCCGACGGCAAGTTGGTCCGTGTACAGCGGGTCGAGCTCGACGTCGAGGGCGAGCGGACCGAGGTCGGCGAGCTGGTCGGTGTCGACCGCGGCGCGCTGATCCTCGTCAACGACGACGACCTGACCTACTGCACGGTGGCACTCGACGATCACTCGCTGGCCACGGCGACGCAGCGCATCGCCGACATCACCGAGTCACTCCCCCGGACCATGGTGTGGTCGGCCGCGTGGGAGATGACCCGCGGCGCGACCATGCGCGCCCGCGACTTCGTCGAGCTGGTCGAACGTGGGATCGGCGCCGAGACCGAGATCGGCGTGGTCCAGCGCGTGCTGATGCAGGCGCAGACCGCGGTCGACCGATACAGCGACCCCGAGTGGGCGGCGAGCACCGGGTGGCCGAGGTTCAGCGCGCGCCTGCTGGAGTTGGCCCAGGCCGCCGAACCCGGTTCCGACCACCAGCTCGCATTCGTCGGCGCCCTGCTCGGCGGTTCGGTCGGCGACGACGTCGTCACCACGCTGAAGGCCCTGCTCGACGGCGATGACCCGGCCGAGCACGGCCTGTCGGGACTCGTCGTGGACACCGACCTGCGGTGGAGCATCGTCACCGCACTGGCCACCGCCGGGGCGATCGACACCGATCCGGACTCCACACCGGTCATCGACGCCGAGGCAAAGCGCGACAACACCTCCGCGGGTGCCCGCAAGGCCGCGGGCGCCAAGGCCGCCCGTCCGCTCGCCGAGGCGAAGCAGTGGGCGTGGGAACAGGCGGTCGAGGACGACACGCTGTCGAACACCTTCGCGCGATCGGTCATCGGCGGCTTCGCGCGGCCGGGGCAGGGTGAACTGCTCGCCCCGTACGTCGAGCGCTACTTCGAGGCAGTGCCCGATGTGTGGCGCCGGCGGTCCAGCGAGGTGGCGCAGAGCGTCGTCATCGGGCTGTACCCGGGCTTCTCGGTGGACGAGGAGTCCCTCGCCCTCGCCGACCGGTTCCTCGAGGGCGACCACCCGCCGGCGTTGCGGCGTCTCATCCTGGAGGGACGCGACACCGTCGCGCGCTCCCTGCGGATCCGGGCGTTCGACGCGGGCAACGCCTGA